The Streptomyces sp. NBC_01255 genome window below encodes:
- a CDS encoding sensor histidine kinase, whose protein sequence is MRTRLLPLLIILMAGVLLALGFPLAASLAASEQQRVVVDRLDDAARFAALAQFVSESSPGTDERRTTLNGELASYHDVYGIRAGIFYRDDRSMAAAPEDWVVPYEGEGRRAFREALLGRRSHNPPQVWPWQGDARLTIASPVVRDGDVVAVVVTDSPTGQLRSRILRGWLLIFAGEAVAMLVAIGAAFRLTGWVLRPVRVLDSVTHDIATGRMNSRVAAAGGPPELRRLADSFNEMADNVEEALEQQRAFVADASHQLRNPLAALLLRIELLALELPEGNEEIASVRTEGKRLAQVLDDLLDLALAEHVAAELRLTDVGALAAERVASWRPVADDKGVRLTGECGAATAWADPVALSSALDAVIDNALKFTPAGEEVSVTVSVVSGGEGVAVVVADHGPGLTEEELGRVGDRFWRSGRHQNVKGSGLGLSITRVLLTAGGGGIAFAPNEPHGLRVTVTVPRILRGA, encoded by the coding sequence GTGCGCACCCGACTCCTTCCGCTCCTCATCATCCTGATGGCCGGGGTCCTGCTCGCTCTCGGCTTCCCGCTCGCCGCCAGCCTCGCCGCCTCCGAGCAGCAGCGGGTCGTCGTCGACCGGCTCGACGACGCCGCCCGCTTCGCCGCCCTCGCCCAGTTCGTCAGCGAGAGCAGCCCCGGCACCGACGAGCGGCGCACCACCCTCAACGGCGAACTCGCCAGCTACCACGACGTGTACGGCATCCGTGCCGGCATCTTCTACCGCGACGACCGCTCCATGGCCGCCGCCCCCGAGGACTGGGTCGTCCCGTACGAGGGGGAGGGCCGCCGCGCCTTCCGGGAGGCGCTGCTCGGGCGCCGCAGTCACAACCCGCCGCAGGTCTGGCCCTGGCAGGGCGACGCACGGCTCACCATCGCCTCCCCGGTCGTCCGGGACGGAGACGTCGTCGCCGTCGTCGTCACCGACTCGCCCACCGGGCAGCTCCGCTCCCGCATCCTGCGCGGCTGGCTGCTGATCTTCGCGGGCGAGGCGGTGGCGATGCTGGTGGCCATCGGCGCCGCCTTCCGGCTCACCGGCTGGGTCCTGCGGCCGGTCCGCGTCCTCGACTCCGTCACCCACGACATCGCGACCGGACGGATGAACTCGCGGGTCGCCGCGGCCGGTGGACCTCCGGAACTACGGCGTCTCGCCGACTCGTTCAACGAGATGGCCGACAACGTCGAGGAGGCGCTCGAACAGCAGCGGGCCTTCGTCGCCGACGCCTCCCACCAGTTGCGCAACCCACTGGCCGCGCTGCTGCTGCGGATCGAGCTCCTCGCCCTCGAACTCCCCGAGGGCAACGAGGAGATCGCCTCCGTACGGACCGAGGGCAAGCGCCTCGCGCAGGTCCTCGACGACCTCCTCGACCTGGCGCTCGCCGAGCACGTGGCGGCCGAGCTGCGGCTCACCGACGTCGGCGCGCTCGCGGCGGAGCGGGTCGCGTCCTGGCGGCCGGTCGCCGACGACAAGGGCGTCCGGCTGACCGGGGAGTGCGGGGCGGCCACGGCCTGGGCGGACCCGGTGGCGCTCTCCAGCGCGCTGGACGCGGTGATCGACAACGCGCTGAAGTTCACCCCGGCCGGGGAAGAGGTCTCGGTCACGGTTTCGGTCGTGTCCGGCGGGGAGGGCGTCGCCGTCGTCGTCGCCGACCACGGGCCCGGCCTCACGGAGGAAGAGCTCGGCCGGGTCGGCGACCGTTTCTGGCGCTCCGGCCGGCACCAGAACGTCAAGGGATCGGGCCTCGGCCTCTCGATCACCCGCGTCCTGCTCACAGCGGGCGGCGGCGGCATCGCGTTCGCCCCGAACGAACCCCACGGCCTGCGGGTGACGGTCACCGTTCCGCGCATCCTTCGCGGTGCCTGA
- a CDS encoding RCC1-like domain-containing protein, with protein sequence MSRSRRDPARTPLRAPRSVPTLLRGRPLTAAVLTAAAALTAVPALAPAATANEGNPTVLSWGAGRTGQLGNGTLSDSLSPASVTSLFRGDVDQLSAGGTSSSDSFALARTDKTVKSWGHNSSGQLGNGGNANQTVPTTVPRLNNIKDVAAGGKHALALNTSGQVYSWGDNSYGQLGNNRTGDSRTVPDRVQGMPRVKQISAGCDFSLALLENGKVYAWGRGIHGQLGTGNRATSSVPRQVLGLENIVEIDAGCHHALALTADDTVKSWGYNLYGQLGNSSTKSSTLPVDVDWVEGVSDIEAGAHHNYVRTSDSHVWGWGNNQYGQLLESDVASDANVSRTNRTAPVEIPRLEGVQHLAAGARHGVAVTADDVFTWGHNGEGQLGNGTTDSQYELVRILTEGSAIKAMAVSLGGNTTYAY encoded by the coding sequence ATGTCCCGTTCACGACGCGATCCCGCGCGCACGCCGCTGCGCGCCCCCCGCTCCGTACCCACCCTGCTGCGCGGCCGGCCGCTCACCGCGGCCGTGCTCACGGCCGCCGCCGCCCTCACCGCCGTACCGGCACTGGCCCCGGCGGCCACCGCCAACGAGGGGAATCCGACCGTACTGAGCTGGGGCGCGGGCCGTACCGGCCAGCTCGGCAACGGCACCCTGAGCGACAGCCTCAGCCCGGCCTCGGTCACCAGTCTCTTCCGAGGCGACGTCGACCAGCTCTCGGCCGGCGGCACCTCCTCGTCCGACTCCTTCGCCCTCGCCCGGACGGACAAGACGGTCAAGTCCTGGGGCCACAACTCCTCGGGCCAGCTCGGCAACGGCGGCAACGCCAACCAGACCGTGCCCACCACCGTCCCGCGCCTGAACAACATCAAGGACGTGGCGGCGGGCGGAAAGCACGCCCTCGCCCTCAACACCTCCGGTCAGGTCTACTCCTGGGGCGACAACTCCTACGGCCAGCTCGGAAACAACCGCACCGGCGACAGCCGCACCGTCCCCGACCGCGTCCAGGGCATGCCCAGGGTCAAGCAGATCTCGGCCGGCTGCGACTTCAGCCTCGCCCTCCTGGAGAACGGCAAGGTGTACGCCTGGGGCCGCGGCATCCACGGCCAGCTCGGCACCGGCAACCGCGCCACCAGCTCCGTGCCCCGGCAGGTGCTGGGTCTGGAGAACATCGTGGAGATCGACGCCGGCTGCCACCACGCCCTCGCGCTGACCGCCGACGACACGGTCAAGTCCTGGGGCTACAACCTCTACGGCCAGCTCGGCAACTCCTCCACCAAGTCCTCCACCCTCCCCGTCGACGTCGACTGGGTGGAAGGCGTCTCCGACATCGAGGCGGGCGCGCACCACAACTACGTGCGGACGAGCGACAGCCACGTCTGGGGCTGGGGCAACAACCAGTACGGCCAGCTCCTGGAGAGCGACGTGGCCTCCGACGCCAACGTCTCCCGCACCAACCGCACGGCCCCCGTCGAGATCCCGCGTCTGGAAGGAGTCCAGCACCTCGCAGCGGGTGCCCGGCACGGCGTCGCGGTCACCGCTGACGACGTCTTCACCTGGGGCCACAACGGCGAGGGCCAGCTCGGCAACGGCACGACGGACTCGCAGTACGAGCTGGTGAGGATCCTCACCGAGGGCTCGGCGATCAAGGCGATGGCCGTCTCATTGGGCGGCAACACGACGTACGCGTACTGA
- a CDS encoding amino acid ABC transporter permease: MFDFLDSGQYDLLGAFWVTAKLALYSAIGSLIWGTALVGMRVSPVPMMRAFGTAYVNLVRNTPLTVVLVACSFVLNQTLGVTLGGGRSEDVGFRLAVLGLVAYTGTFVCEALRSGINTVPPGQAEAARALGLSFTQVLTLVVLPQAFRAVVTPLANVLIALTKNTTVASAISAAEAALLMKEMVENEADALFAVFAVFAFGFILLTLPTGLFLGWAAKRLAVKR, encoded by the coding sequence GTGTTCGACTTTCTTGATTCCGGGCAGTACGACCTGCTCGGCGCCTTCTGGGTGACGGCGAAGCTCGCCCTCTACTCGGCGATCGGCTCACTGATCTGGGGCACCGCCCTGGTCGGCATGCGGGTCAGCCCGGTCCCCATGATGCGCGCCTTCGGCACCGCGTACGTCAACCTCGTCCGCAACACCCCGCTGACCGTGGTCCTCGTGGCGTGCTCGTTCGTCCTCAACCAGACGCTCGGCGTCACGCTCGGCGGCGGGCGCTCCGAAGACGTCGGCTTCCGCCTCGCGGTGCTCGGACTCGTCGCGTACACGGGCACGTTCGTCTGCGAGGCGCTGCGCTCGGGCATCAACACCGTCCCGCCGGGCCAGGCCGAGGCCGCCCGCGCCCTGGGCCTGAGCTTCACTCAGGTCCTCACCCTGGTGGTGCTCCCGCAGGCCTTCCGCGCGGTGGTGACCCCGCTCGCGAACGTCCTCATCGCCCTCACCAAGAACACCACGGTGGCCTCGGCCATCAGCGCCGCCGAGGCGGCCCTCCTGATGAAGGAGATGGTCGAGAACGAGGCCGACGCGCTCTTCGCCGTCTTCGCCGTCTTCGCGTTCGGCTTCATCCTCCTCACCCTCCCCACCGGCCTGTTCCTGGGCTGGGCGGCCAAGCGTCTGGCGGTGAAGCGATGA
- a CDS encoding TAXI family TRAP transporter solute-binding subunit, producing the protein MPASLSRAARRRLTALSAALLVVCGVLVWWLVPFGSPVPSGSVTFSTGVPTGVYQQYGELLKKALAEDLPEVSIRLTDSEGSQQNLARVASGEADFTVATADAVAQYQRERKPGFERLRGCARLYDDYVQLVVREGSTIRTVQDLRGLRVGVGQDGSGVRLIADRVLAAAGLTPARDVEAVSAGIDTMPGHLESGDLDAFFWSGGLPTHAVQALSERFAIRLIPLDTALVDRLHDVGESTRHYRSAVIPADAYAKAQDGQPVGTLAVANLLVTTVEADPDLVEGFTRTVIRSRDVIGGQVHPAQLVDLRTAVYTEPLPLHEGARRYYRSVKP; encoded by the coding sequence ATGCCCGCCTCCCTCTCCCGTGCCGCCCGCCGCCGACTGACGGCGCTCTCGGCCGCACTGCTCGTGGTGTGCGGAGTGCTCGTGTGGTGGCTGGTTCCTTTCGGCTCCCCCGTCCCGAGCGGCTCGGTCACCTTCAGTACGGGTGTCCCCACCGGCGTCTACCAGCAGTACGGAGAGCTCCTCAAGAAGGCCCTCGCGGAGGATCTTCCCGAGGTGTCGATACGGCTCACGGACAGCGAGGGATCCCAGCAGAACCTGGCCCGCGTGGCCTCGGGCGAGGCGGACTTCACGGTCGCGACGGCCGACGCGGTCGCCCAGTACCAGCGCGAGCGCAAGCCCGGCTTCGAGCGGCTGCGTGGCTGCGCCCGGCTGTACGACGACTACGTCCAGCTGGTGGTGCGCGAGGGCTCGACGATCCGGACGGTGCAGGACCTGCGCGGGCTGCGGGTCGGGGTCGGCCAGGACGGGTCCGGCGTGCGACTGATCGCCGACCGGGTCCTCGCGGCGGCCGGCCTCACTCCCGCACGGGACGTCGAAGCGGTCTCGGCGGGCATCGACACGATGCCGGGGCACCTGGAGAGCGGCGACCTGGACGCCTTCTTCTGGTCCGGCGGCCTGCCCACCCATGCCGTGCAGGCTCTGTCCGAGCGCTTCGCGATCCGGCTGATCCCGCTGGACACGGCCCTGGTCGACCGGCTGCACGACGTCGGCGAGTCGACCCGCCACTACCGGTCGGCGGTAATACCGGCCGACGCGTACGCGAAGGCGCAGGACGGTCAGCCGGTCGGGACACTGGCCGTGGCGAACCTCCTGGTCACGACGGTCGAGGCCGATCCGGACCTGGTGGAGGGCTTCACCCGTACGGTGATCAGGAGCCGCGACGTGATCGGCGGCCAGGTCCACCCGGCCCAGCTGGTGGACCTGCGGACCGCCGTCTACACGGAACCCCTGCCCCTCCACGAGGGCGCCCGCCGCTACTACCGCTCGGTGAAACCCTGA
- a CDS encoding glutamate ABC transporter substrate-binding protein produces the protein MKLRTTSAAAAAAVVLALTATACGTGSDSGSNGDKINVGIKFDQPGLGLKTPDGKYAGFDVDVARYVAKELGYAEDKINFKQSPSAERENLIKNGDVKFIVASYSINDKRKKEVDFAGPYFLAHQDLLVRSDDSSITKVGDLNAKKLCSVTGSTSAQNVKEKLAPKADLKQLGGYSECLTGLENKSVDALTTDDSILAGYASQKEHAGKFKLAGLRMTDEKYGIGLKKGDDELRGKINKALEKMVSDGTWEKLVKEHFGPSGYKYEPAPAVEN, from the coding sequence ATGAAGCTTCGCACCACCTCCGCCGCCGCCGCGGCCGCCGTCGTCCTCGCCCTGACCGCCACCGCCTGTGGCACCGGTTCCGACTCCGGCAGCAACGGCGACAAGATCAACGTCGGCATCAAGTTCGACCAGCCCGGCCTCGGCCTGAAGACCCCGGACGGCAAGTACGCCGGCTTCGACGTCGACGTCGCCCGCTACGTCGCCAAGGAGCTCGGCTACGCCGAGGACAAGATCAACTTCAAGCAGTCGCCGAGTGCCGAGCGCGAGAACCTGATCAAGAACGGTGACGTCAAGTTCATCGTCGCCAGCTACTCGATCAACGACAAGCGCAAGAAGGAGGTCGACTTCGCCGGCCCGTACTTCCTGGCCCACCAGGACCTGCTCGTGCGCTCCGACGACAGCTCGATCACCAAGGTCGGGGACCTCAACGCCAAGAAGCTCTGCTCGGTCACCGGCTCGACCTCCGCGCAGAACGTCAAGGAGAAGCTCGCTCCGAAGGCCGACCTCAAGCAGCTCGGCGGCTACTCCGAGTGCCTGACGGGCCTTGAGAACAAGTCCGTCGACGCCCTGACCACCGACGACTCCATCCTCGCGGGCTACGCCTCGCAGAAGGAGCACGCGGGCAAGTTCAAGCTCGCCGGTCTCCGGATGACTGACGAGAAGTACGGCATCGGCCTCAAGAAGGGCGACGACGAGCTGCGCGGCAAGATCAACAAGGCGCTGGAGAAGATGGTCTCCGACGGCACCTGGGAGAAGCTCGTCAAGGAGCACTTCGGGCCGTCCGGCTACAAGTACGAGCCCGCGCCCGCGGTCGAGAACTGA
- a CDS encoding RCC1 domain-containing protein, whose product MTYTYVRAHARGVATILALAALIVPRAETAVAAEPRDPWVRAWGANAGGQLGNGTTADQQTPAAVQGLARASVRELSGGGNNSANAFAVALLSDGTVQSWGGNLAGQLGDGTTVNRSFPAAVAGLSGVTEVSAGFQAGYAVRGGRVLAWGDNTYGQLGDGGTTSATRPVRVQSLDKVKDVAAGCQHAVALREDGTVWTWGRANNGQLGLGDTTDRNTPKRVPGLTDVVEIATGCNHVLARLADGTLRAWGYNAHGQLGNGSTEAGPSPVEVHHLDDVARVYGCGHHSFAVLDDGSVRTWGWNGHGQLGDGSTTSRTTPVPVPGLDEVTDMAGGWAHTVAARSDGSVLAWGENAAGQLGDATTTGSPTPVTALPPGSGATRVSATANGKSSYAY is encoded by the coding sequence ATGACGTACACGTACGTACGGGCTCACGCTCGCGGTGTCGCCACGATCCTCGCCCTGGCGGCACTCATCGTGCCCCGCGCCGAAACCGCCGTCGCCGCCGAACCCCGGGACCCGTGGGTGCGGGCCTGGGGCGCGAACGCGGGCGGTCAGCTCGGCAACGGCACCACGGCCGACCAGCAGACCCCTGCGGCCGTCCAGGGACTCGCCCGCGCCTCCGTGCGCGAGCTGTCCGGCGGTGGGAACAACAGTGCCAACGCCTTCGCCGTGGCGCTCCTCTCCGACGGCACGGTCCAGTCCTGGGGCGGGAACCTCGCGGGCCAGCTCGGCGACGGCACGACCGTGAACCGGTCGTTCCCCGCCGCCGTGGCCGGACTCTCCGGGGTCACCGAGGTCTCCGCCGGTTTCCAGGCCGGCTACGCCGTCCGCGGCGGGCGGGTCCTCGCCTGGGGCGACAACACCTACGGCCAGCTCGGCGACGGCGGCACGACGTCGGCCACGCGACCCGTGCGGGTCCAGAGCCTGGACAAGGTGAAGGACGTCGCGGCCGGTTGCCAACACGCGGTCGCCCTCCGGGAGGACGGCACCGTCTGGACCTGGGGCCGTGCCAACAACGGCCAGCTCGGCCTGGGCGACACCACCGACCGGAACACCCCGAAACGGGTACCCGGCCTGACGGACGTCGTCGAGATCGCGACCGGCTGCAACCACGTGCTCGCCCGGCTCGCCGACGGCACCCTGCGGGCCTGGGGCTACAACGCCCACGGCCAGCTCGGCAACGGCAGCACCGAGGCCGGACCCTCGCCGGTCGAAGTACACCATCTCGACGACGTGGCCCGGGTCTACGGCTGCGGCCACCACAGCTTCGCCGTGCTCGACGACGGCTCGGTCCGCACCTGGGGCTGGAACGGCCACGGCCAGCTCGGCGACGGCTCCACCACCTCCCGCACCACCCCGGTCCCCGTACCCGGTCTGGACGAGGTCACCGACATGGCCGGCGGCTGGGCGCACACCGTTGCCGCCCGCTCCGACGGCTCCGTCCTCGCCTGGGGCGAGAACGCGGCCGGCCAGCTCGGCGACGCCACCACCACCGGCTCCCCCACCCCGGTCACCGCGCTGCCCCCGGGCAGCGGCGCGACCCGCGTCTCGGCTACCGCCAACGGCAAGTCGAGCTACGCCTACTGA
- a CDS encoding RCC1 domain-containing protein — protein MHHSKRITLLTALTAATALAAPCLSAHAAAGTDPWVRAWGENAQGQLGNGAVLAQQTPTAVTGITRDDVRELSGGGGGVAAAANPFAVALLKDGTVKSWGSNTTGQLGNGTLTAQSFPATVAGLSGVSEISAGSNHVLAVKGGRVLAWGSNASKQLGTGLDATNPYRTPIPVQSLDQVKDVGAGCDFSVALRQDGTVWTWGAFANGRLGTGSTANRETPQKVADLENVEAIAVGCDHVLALTADNTIKAWGKNTEGQVGNDSVTEAPRPVDVAYLDAVARIFATSGSSFAVLDDGSVAGWGKNTDRQLGDGTNANRTTPVVLDSLRGVQDIAGGADFTLAALDDGSVIGWGANAAAQLGDGSTTAPASPPGTTVALPPGSGITHVTTTKTGKSGFAY, from the coding sequence ATGCACCACAGCAAGCGCATCACCCTGCTCACAGCTCTCACGGCGGCCACCGCCCTCGCCGCCCCCTGCCTCTCCGCCCACGCCGCCGCCGGCACCGACCCCTGGGTCCGCGCCTGGGGCGAGAACGCCCAGGGCCAGCTCGGCAACGGCGCCGTCCTCGCCCAGCAGACCCCCACCGCCGTCACCGGCATCACCCGCGACGACGTCCGCGAGCTCTCCGGAGGCGGTGGTGGCGTCGCCGCGGCCGCCAACCCCTTCGCCGTCGCCCTCCTCAAGGACGGCACCGTCAAGAGCTGGGGCTCCAACACCACCGGCCAGCTCGGCAACGGCACCCTCACCGCCCAGAGCTTCCCGGCCACCGTCGCCGGTCTCTCCGGGGTGAGCGAGATCTCCGCCGGCTCCAACCACGTCCTCGCAGTCAAGGGCGGCCGCGTCCTGGCCTGGGGCAGCAACGCCTCGAAGCAGCTGGGCACCGGCCTGGACGCCACCAACCCGTACAGGACACCGATCCCCGTGCAGAGCCTGGACCAGGTCAAGGACGTCGGCGCGGGCTGCGACTTCAGCGTCGCCCTGCGTCAGGACGGCACGGTCTGGACCTGGGGCGCCTTCGCCAACGGGCGGCTCGGCACCGGCAGCACCGCCAACCGCGAGACGCCGCAGAAGGTCGCCGACCTCGAGAACGTCGAAGCGATCGCGGTGGGCTGCGACCACGTCCTCGCGCTGACCGCCGACAACACGATCAAGGCCTGGGGCAAGAACACCGAGGGCCAGGTCGGCAACGACTCCGTCACCGAGGCGCCCAGGCCCGTCGACGTCGCCTACCTGGACGCGGTGGCCCGGATCTTCGCCACCTCGGGGTCCTCCTTCGCCGTCCTCGACGACGGCAGTGTGGCCGGCTGGGGCAAGAACACCGACCGGCAGCTCGGCGACGGCACGAACGCCAACCGCACCACCCCGGTCGTCCTGGACAGCCTCAGGGGCGTGCAGGACATCGCGGGCGGCGCCGACTTCACCCTGGCCGCGCTGGACGACGGTTCGGTGATCGGCTGGGGCGCCAACGCGGCCGCCCAGCTGGGCGACGGCTCCACCACCGCGCCCGCCTCGCCCCCCGGCACCACCGTCGCCCTCCCGCCGGGCAGTGGCATCACCCACGTCACGACGACGAAGACGGGCAAGTCCGGCTTCGCCTACTGA
- a CDS encoding amino acid ABC transporter ATP-binding protein has product MSGVSVSKGPEDAPRNADDLVVLSEVNKHFGALHVLQDIDLTITRGEVVVVIGPSGSGKSTLCRTINRLESIDSGTITIDGKPLPAEGKELARLRSDVGMVFQSFNLFAHKTVLENVMLGQIKVRKTEKKAAETKARALLDRVGVGTQADKYPAQLSGGQQQRVAIARALAMGPKVMLFDEPTSALDPEMINEVLEVMQQLAQEGMTMVVVTHEMGFARSAANRVVFMADGRIVEEASPEEFFSNPRSDRAKDFLSKILHH; this is encoded by the coding sequence ATGAGCGGAGTGTCAGTGTCCAAGGGTCCCGAGGACGCCCCGCGCAACGCGGACGACCTGGTCGTCCTGTCCGAGGTCAACAAGCACTTCGGCGCGTTGCACGTCCTCCAGGACATCGACCTGACGATCACCCGCGGCGAAGTCGTGGTCGTCATCGGACCTTCCGGGTCCGGCAAGTCGACGCTGTGCCGAACGATCAACCGGCTGGAGAGCATCGACTCCGGCACCATCACCATCGACGGCAAGCCGCTGCCCGCGGAGGGCAAGGAGCTCGCCCGACTGCGTTCCGATGTCGGCATGGTCTTCCAGTCGTTCAACCTCTTCGCGCACAAGACGGTGCTCGAGAACGTGATGCTGGGACAGATCAAGGTCCGGAAGACGGAGAAGAAGGCCGCAGAGACCAAGGCCCGCGCCCTGCTCGACCGTGTCGGGGTGGGCACCCAGGCGGACAAGTACCCGGCGCAGCTCTCCGGTGGCCAGCAGCAGCGCGTGGCGATCGCCCGTGCGCTCGCGATGGGCCCGAAGGTCATGCTGTTCGACGAGCCGACCTCCGCCCTCGACCCCGAGATGATCAACGAGGTCCTGGAGGTCATGCAGCAACTGGCCCAGGAGGGAATGACGATGGTCGTCGTCACCCACGAGATGGGCTTCGCCCGTTCCGCGGCGAACCGGGTCGTCTTCATGGCCGACGGACGCATCGTCGAGGAGGCGTCACCCGAGGAGTTCTTCAGCAACCCGCGCAGCGACCGGGCCAAGGATTTCCTCTCCAAGATCCTTCACCACTGA
- a CDS encoding response regulator transcription factor, which translates to MRLLLVEDDDHVAAALSAILARHGFTVTHARNGEEALQAVLPTAQGERPSFGVILLDLGLPDQDGYQVCGRIRKLTTTPVIMVTARGDVRSRIHGLNLGADDYVVKPYDTGELLARIHAVSRRNAGTEETAASGAGAAEGTLLRLGSVTIELPTRRVSVEGEAVPLTRKEFDLLALLAQRPGVVFRREQIISEVWRTSWEGTGRTLEVHVASLRSKLRMPALIETVRGVGYRLVAPAA; encoded by the coding sequence ATGCGACTGCTGCTCGTGGAGGACGACGACCACGTCGCCGCCGCCCTCTCCGCCATCCTGGCCCGGCACGGCTTCACCGTCACCCATGCCCGCAACGGCGAGGAGGCGCTCCAGGCCGTCCTGCCCACCGCGCAGGGCGAGCGGCCCTCGTTCGGGGTGATCCTGCTCGACCTCGGCCTCCCCGACCAGGACGGCTACCAGGTCTGCGGCCGCATCCGGAAGCTCACCACCACCCCGGTGATCATGGTGACGGCCCGCGGCGACGTGCGTTCCCGGATCCACGGCCTCAACCTCGGCGCCGACGACTACGTCGTCAAGCCCTACGACACCGGCGAACTCCTCGCCCGCATCCATGCCGTAAGCCGCCGCAACGCCGGAACCGAGGAGACGGCGGCGAGCGGCGCCGGAGCCGCCGAGGGGACCCTGCTGCGGCTCGGCTCCGTCACCATCGAGCTGCCCACCCGACGGGTCAGCGTCGAGGGCGAGGCCGTCCCCCTGACCCGCAAGGAGTTCGATCTGCTCGCGCTCCTCGCCCAGCGTCCCGGGGTCGTCTTCCGCCGCGAGCAGATCATCAGCGAGGTCTGGCGCACCAGCTGGGAGGGGACCGGCCGCACCCTGGAGGTGCACGTCGCCTCCCTGCGCTCCAAGCTGCGGATGCCCGCCCTGATCGAGACCGTGCGGGGCGTCGGCTACCGCCTGGTCGCCCCCGCCGCGTAA
- a CDS encoding LysR family transcriptional regulator, which yields MADPDLRKLRVLRELSERGTVSAAARALHLTPQAVSQQISALGRELGVPLTEPSGRRLRLTGAARIVLRHADAVFTQVERMRAELAAHGSGERGEVAVAGFSTTLSALILPAVARLRETRPLLRTSVAEVDPPESFSLLHRGETDVVISADTPLHPGPADEDGRFDARFHRVPLCEDPFDVALPDGHRLLDSRRLVLADLARETWIFATTGMCHDIGVAACKAAGFTPRASHAIGDWDATLAAVRLGLGVALVPRTAGPAPRPEVTVRAFSEGAPSRTVFAAVREGSQTSPEIAAVLDALRTVAGAAVAG from the coding sequence GTGGCCGATCCGGATCTGCGGAAGCTGCGGGTGCTGAGGGAACTCAGCGAACGCGGCACCGTCAGCGCGGCCGCCCGGGCGCTCCACCTCACCCCACAGGCCGTCTCGCAGCAGATCAGCGCGCTGGGGCGGGAGTTGGGCGTCCCGCTCACCGAACCGTCCGGACGCAGGCTGCGGCTCACCGGGGCGGCGCGGATCGTGCTCCGGCACGCCGACGCCGTCTTCACCCAGGTCGAGCGGATGCGCGCGGAACTCGCCGCGCACGGGAGCGGCGAGCGGGGCGAGGTGGCGGTGGCCGGCTTCTCCACCACCCTCTCGGCGCTGATCCTGCCCGCCGTGGCGCGGCTGCGGGAGACCCGGCCGCTGCTGCGGACCTCGGTGGCCGAGGTCGACCCGCCGGAGAGCTTCTCCCTCCTGCATCGCGGTGAGACCGACGTCGTCATCTCCGCGGACACCCCGCTGCACCCGGGACCGGCGGACGAGGACGGCCGGTTCGACGCGCGCTTCCACCGGGTCCCGCTCTGCGAGGACCCCTTCGACGTCGCCCTGCCCGACGGGCACCGGCTCCTCGACAGCCGCCGCCTCGTCCTCGCCGACCTGGCGCGGGAGACATGGATCTTCGCCACGACGGGGATGTGCCACGACATCGGCGTCGCCGCGTGCAAGGCGGCCGGGTTCACCCCGCGGGCCTCCCACGCCATCGGCGACTGGGACGCCACGCTCGCGGCGGTCCGGCTCGGCCTGGGGGTCGCGCTGGTCCCGCGGACGGCCGGACCGGCGCCGAGGCCCGAGGTGACGGTGCGCGCGTTCAGTGAAGGGGCGCCCTCGCGCACGGTCTTCGCCGCCGTACGGGAGGGCAGCCAGACCTCGCCGGAGATCGCCGCCGTCCTGGACGCGCTGCGCACGGTGGCCGGGGCGGCCGTCGCCGGCTGA